The following are from one region of the Mycolicibacterium diernhoferi genome:
- a CDS encoding helix-turn-helix domain-containing protein: MVAISDTAGGPGPSAKVRALHELFVAGQVDAAYLDSVPLRRVVAESWQRSLATGVDPNGAGRHAEALTALEELRSSHPLAPTLPLIRRLLVEDAVDSGGVVVAITAADGTLLWVEGDRQACQKAEAMNFVPGANWSEDVAGTNAPGTALALGREVQIRGSEHYARIVHPWNCTAVPVHDPATGVVLGAIDLTGGSRVAAPETLALVRATAVAVENQLALLRLTRPAVDTDTGTARLSVLGAARPRWQAGGSTPITLTGRHADILVLLIRHPEGLSADHLAMLLDEKDLDVVTIRAEMSRLRRVIGKNFIESRPYRLQEPVTSDLGDVLDALQAGNVNGALNAYTGALLPQSVSPAVGRLRNELIASLRGAVLAESKGSNVSLLRRWLQLPEGREDRTGWKLLHDHAATDPVARARARAHLAGLDAELG, encoded by the coding sequence ATGGTGGCGATATCGGACACCGCCGGCGGCCCAGGGCCGTCGGCCAAAGTGCGTGCGCTCCATGAACTCTTCGTCGCAGGTCAGGTGGACGCCGCCTACCTCGATTCGGTGCCGTTGCGCCGGGTGGTGGCCGAGAGCTGGCAGCGCAGCCTGGCGACCGGAGTCGACCCGAACGGCGCCGGTCGGCACGCCGAGGCCCTCACCGCGCTGGAGGAGCTGCGCAGTTCCCATCCACTGGCACCGACGCTGCCGCTGATCCGCAGACTGCTCGTCGAGGATGCGGTGGACTCGGGCGGCGTCGTGGTCGCCATCACCGCCGCGGACGGCACCCTGCTCTGGGTCGAGGGGGACCGACAGGCCTGCCAGAAGGCCGAGGCGATGAACTTCGTTCCCGGCGCGAACTGGAGTGAGGACGTCGCGGGGACCAACGCCCCGGGCACCGCGCTCGCCCTGGGCCGCGAGGTGCAGATCCGCGGGTCCGAGCACTACGCGCGCATCGTGCACCCCTGGAACTGCACCGCTGTACCGGTCCACGATCCCGCCACCGGCGTGGTGCTGGGTGCCATCGACCTCACCGGCGGATCCCGCGTCGCCGCCCCGGAGACCCTGGCGTTGGTGCGGGCCACCGCCGTCGCGGTGGAAAACCAGCTCGCGCTGTTGCGGCTTACCCGCCCGGCCGTCGACACCGACACCGGGACCGCGAGACTGTCGGTCCTCGGCGCCGCCCGGCCCCGCTGGCAGGCCGGGGGTTCCACCCCGATCACCCTCACCGGTCGGCACGCCGACATCCTGGTGCTGCTGATCCGCCATCCGGAAGGCCTGAGCGCCGACCATCTGGCGATGCTGCTCGACGAGAAGGACCTCGACGTGGTGACCATCCGCGCCGAGATGTCGCGACTGCGCCGGGTGATCGGCAAGAATTTCATCGAGTCCCGGCCCTACCGGCTGCAGGAACCGGTGACCAGCGACCTCGGTGATGTGCTCGACGCGCTGCAGGCCGGCAACGTCAACGGCGCCCTCAACGCGTACACCGGAGCGCTGCTGCCGCAGTCGGTGTCCCCGGCCGTCGGGCGGCTGCGCAACGAACTGATAGCCAGCCTGCGTGGCGCCGTGCTCGCCGAATCCAAGGGCAGCAACGTCAGCCTGTTGCGGCGCTGGCTCCAGTTGCCGGAGGGGCGCGAGGACCGGACGGGATGGAAACTGCTGCACGATCACGCCGCCACCGATCCGGTCGCGCGGGCCAGGGCCCGCGCGCATCTGGCGGGCCTGGACGCCGAACTCGGCTGA
- a CDS encoding WXG100 family type VII secretion target, with amino-acid sequence MSALNTDLELMHSVSGQIDARNEEVRAMLGTFIGRMCSVPASVWGGAAAVRFREVVDRWNAESMALHTALGRIAETIRLNERTLREAGDGHSHRIGAVSSEL; translated from the coding sequence ATGTCCGCACTGAACACCGACCTGGAGCTCATGCATTCGGTCTCGGGTCAGATCGACGCCCGCAACGAGGAGGTCCGGGCCATGCTCGGCACCTTCATCGGGCGAATGTGCAGTGTCCCCGCATCGGTGTGGGGCGGTGCGGCGGCGGTGCGCTTCCGCGAGGTCGTGGACCGGTGGAACGCCGAATCGATGGCCCTGCACACCGCGCTGGGGCGCATCGCCGAGACCATCCGGCTCAACGAGCGGACCCTGCGCGAGGCCGGCGACGGCCACTCGCACCGGATCGGCGCCGTCAGCAGCGAGCTGTAG
- a CDS encoding WXG100 family type VII secretion target, whose translation MDMMLTYNFDEIEYTVRQEIHATSARFNAALEELRAQIAPLQQTWTAEAAEAYRAEQVRWNQSAAALNDILFRLGNAVREGAEDVSATDRRAASAWGR comes from the coding sequence ATGGACATGATGCTGACCTACAACTTCGACGAGATCGAGTACACGGTGCGCCAGGAGATCCACGCCACCTCGGCCCGGTTCAATGCGGCGCTGGAGGAACTGCGCGCCCAGATCGCCCCGCTGCAGCAGACCTGGACCGCCGAGGCCGCCGAGGCGTACCGCGCCGAGCAGGTGCGCTGGAACCAGTCGGCCGCGGCGCTCAACGACATCTTGTTCCGGTTGGGCAACGCGGTGCGCGAGGGGGCCGAGGACGTCTCGGCCACCGACCGCCGCGCGGCGAGCGCCTGGGGGCGGTGA
- the eccCa gene encoding type VII secretion protein EccCa gives MEFLRERRSAAPLMPAGAIPVRQPPEVPVAEPAGPVARLLPVLMLVAVGGMVVLYLSAPAGAGSSTTRNPMYLIFPVMMVVSVLGTLAHTARGRTAEVDAGRRNYLRYLDELADQSRETAAAQHLCLHWRHPDPTVLWAVAGGGRMWERRPGDPDFGQVRIGLGPGQPATPLVAAPADPVAESDPVTAGALEALMMARSTVPDLPVTVDLTGRIGLAGGPSAARDLVRAIICQLAVWHAPADFGITAVAGEVDHQWDWLKWLPHHVRCAGAPGPARTVVVRDGDGPVPAGPDVVVLDLSGDGDTVIDPAELARPDGLSVAQATMCARRLARWRAGAAGVERRGWAELMGVGSTAELDPAVLWRPRPDRDRLRALIGIGAGPEDGGEPVYLDIKEAAEQGMGPHGLCVGATGSGKSEFLRTLILGLVATHSPDDLNLALIDFKGGATFLGFDRLSHVSAVITNLAEEAYLVSRMHDALSGEINRRQQILRAAGNLGNIADYRRARRAGAELPALPVLFIVIDEFSELLSKHPDFAELFVAIGRLGRSLGMHLLLASQRLDEGRLRGLETHLSYRVCLKTFSAAESRAILGVPDAYELPAAPGAAYLKTSDGRLVRLRTAFVSGTETGTDTPRDVRPRLFTCTSGPADDHPAPDRGEDTPTVLDAALARLVGHGAPAHRMWLPVPVTSPTLDDLLAQHEQTPLSAPIALVDNAFAQRRDVLAVDLTGAGGHAAVVGATRSGKSTVLCTLLLALAAAHTPAEVQFYCLDFGGGTLAAVADLPHTGVVAGPGDGELAGRTVAQLQALIRRRESGREPVADGYGEVFLVVDGWGALRAVDEEGRPGMEDAITAMAMHGLAYGVHVIVAASRWAELRPALKDQLGTRIELRLGEPAESEMDRTAARHLADSPPGTGITRDGRLFRVARPQLYGMDAAGAADDMRGRSAGRAAVPVRLLPALVQRTSVPAPGASATHVTIGIGESELRPLAIDFAESSHLIVLGDTCCGKTAALRTLCAQLTATCTPQQVELHIVDVRRTLLGAVDTGHLAGYLMSAGMLGEHLCGLVERLRTRLPGAGVTQQQLRDRSWWSGPEIYLIVDDYELITGAGHDPLAALLELLPHARDIGLHLVLARRAGGAARSMFTAVPSTLRELGSAGLLMSAGPEEGALLGSARPARLPPGRATLVVRGRADERVQIGWSAPP, from the coding sequence ATGGAGTTCCTGCGGGAGAGACGGTCGGCGGCCCCGCTCATGCCTGCCGGGGCGATACCGGTGCGGCAACCGCCGGAGGTGCCGGTCGCCGAACCGGCCGGCCCGGTGGCGCGCCTGCTGCCGGTCCTGATGCTCGTCGCCGTCGGCGGCATGGTCGTGCTGTACCTGAGCGCACCGGCCGGGGCCGGTTCCTCGACCACCCGTAACCCGATGTACCTGATCTTTCCGGTGATGATGGTGGTGTCGGTGCTGGGCACGCTGGCCCACACCGCGCGCGGACGCACCGCCGAGGTGGACGCCGGCCGCCGCAACTATCTGCGCTACCTCGACGAACTGGCCGATCAGAGCAGGGAAACCGCCGCGGCCCAACATCTTTGCCTGCACTGGCGACATCCGGACCCGACAGTGCTGTGGGCGGTGGCCGGTGGCGGCCGGATGTGGGAGCGCCGTCCCGGGGATCCGGACTTCGGTCAGGTCCGGATCGGCCTGGGTCCCGGGCAGCCGGCGACCCCACTGGTCGCCGCGCCGGCGGATCCCGTCGCCGAGAGTGACCCGGTCACCGCAGGGGCGCTGGAGGCCCTGATGATGGCCCGATCGACGGTGCCGGACCTGCCGGTCACTGTCGATCTGACCGGGCGCATCGGGTTGGCGGGCGGCCCATCTGCCGCCCGCGACCTGGTGCGCGCGATCATCTGCCAACTCGCGGTGTGGCATGCTCCCGCCGACTTCGGAATCACTGCGGTGGCGGGAGAGGTTGACCACCAATGGGACTGGTTGAAGTGGTTGCCCCACCACGTGCGGTGTGCCGGCGCCCCCGGGCCGGCGCGCACCGTGGTGGTCCGCGATGGTGACGGGCCCGTGCCGGCCGGCCCCGATGTCGTGGTGTTGGACCTCAGCGGGGACGGCGACACCGTCATCGACCCGGCGGAACTCGCCCGCCCGGATGGGCTGTCCGTCGCCCAGGCGACGATGTGCGCCCGTCGACTGGCCCGGTGGCGTGCGGGTGCTGCGGGCGTCGAGCGCCGGGGGTGGGCGGAGTTGATGGGGGTGGGCAGCACCGCCGAACTCGATCCGGCGGTGCTGTGGCGCCCGCGACCGGACCGTGACCGGTTGCGGGCCCTGATCGGCATCGGTGCGGGGCCCGAGGATGGGGGCGAACCGGTGTATCTGGACATCAAGGAGGCCGCCGAACAGGGCATGGGTCCGCATGGCCTGTGCGTCGGGGCGACCGGTTCCGGGAAATCCGAGTTCCTGCGTACCTTGATCCTGGGCCTGGTCGCCACACATTCACCCGACGATCTGAATCTCGCCCTGATCGACTTCAAGGGCGGCGCCACCTTCCTGGGCTTCGACCGGCTGTCCCACGTCTCGGCGGTGATCACCAACCTGGCCGAGGAGGCGTATCTGGTCAGCCGGATGCACGATGCGCTCTCCGGGGAGATCAACCGGCGGCAGCAGATTCTGCGCGCCGCGGGCAATCTCGGCAACATCGCCGATTACCGCCGTGCTCGCCGGGCCGGCGCCGAACTGCCCGCGCTGCCGGTGCTGTTCATCGTCATCGACGAGTTCTCCGAATTGTTGAGCAAGCATCCGGATTTCGCCGAGTTGTTCGTGGCGATCGGTCGGCTGGGCCGGTCGCTGGGCATGCATCTGCTGCTGGCCAGTCAACGCCTGGACGAGGGCAGGCTGCGCGGGCTGGAGACCCACCTGTCCTATCGGGTATGCCTGAAGACGTTCTCGGCCGCGGAATCCCGGGCGATTCTCGGCGTTCCCGACGCCTACGAACTGCCCGCCGCACCGGGTGCGGCCTACCTGAAGACCTCGGACGGGCGACTGGTCCGGCTGCGCACGGCCTTCGTCTCCGGTACGGAGACCGGGACCGACACGCCCCGTGATGTCCGGCCGCGGCTGTTCACCTGCACGTCCGGCCCGGCAGACGACCACCCGGCACCGGACCGCGGCGAGGACACCCCGACCGTCCTCGACGCCGCACTGGCCCGGTTGGTCGGCCACGGCGCCCCGGCACACCGGATGTGGCTGCCCGTGCCGGTTACCTCGCCCACCCTGGACGACCTGCTCGCCCAGCATGAGCAAACGCCGCTGAGTGCACCGATTGCCCTGGTGGACAACGCCTTCGCGCAGCGGCGTGATGTGCTCGCCGTCGATCTGACCGGCGCCGGCGGACACGCGGCGGTGGTGGGGGCGACGCGGTCGGGCAAGTCCACCGTGCTGTGCACGCTGCTGCTGGCGTTGGCCGCCGCGCATACCCCCGCCGAGGTGCAGTTCTACTGCCTGGACTTCGGCGGCGGAACACTTGCCGCCGTGGCGGACCTTCCGCACACCGGTGTGGTGGCCGGTCCCGGTGACGGCGAGCTGGCCGGTCGCACGGTCGCGCAGCTGCAGGCGCTCATCCGGCGCCGGGAGAGTGGTCGGGAACCGGTCGCCGACGGGTACGGCGAGGTGTTCCTGGTGGTGGACGGCTGGGGCGCACTGCGCGCCGTCGACGAGGAGGGCCGGCCGGGTATGGAGGACGCCATCACCGCGATGGCGATGCACGGGCTGGCCTACGGGGTACACGTGATCGTGGCCGCCTCGCGGTGGGCCGAGCTGCGGCCCGCGCTCAAGGACCAACTCGGCACCCGCATCGAGCTGCGCCTGGGCGAACCCGCCGAATCGGAGATGGACCGCACGGCGGCGCGTCACCTCGCCGACAGCCCGCCGGGCACCGGCATCACCCGCGACGGCCGGCTGTTCCGGGTGGCCCGGCCACAGCTGTACGGGATGGATGCCGCCGGCGCCGCGGACGACATGCGTGGCCGATCCGCCGGACGTGCCGCCGTCCCGGTCCGGTTGCTGCCGGCGTTGGTGCAACGCACCTCGGTTCCGGCGCCCGGGGCGAGCGCCACGCATGTGACCATCGGCATCGGTGAATCCGAACTGCGGCCACTGGCAATCGATTTCGCAGAATCCTCGCATCTGATCGTGCTGGGCGACACCTGCTGCGGCAAGACCGCGGCACTACGCACCCTGTGCGCCCAGCTGACCGCGACGTGCACGCCGCAGCAGGTCGAGCTGCACATCGTCGACGTGCGCCGGACCTTGCTCGGGGCGGTCGACACCGGGCACCTCGCGGGCTATCTGATGTCCGCCGGCATGCTGGGCGAGCACCTCTGCGGATTGGTCGAGCGGCTCCGCACCCGGTTGCCGGGCGCGGGGGTGACTCAGCAGCAGTTGCGTGACCGGTCCTGGTGGTCGGGACCGGAGATCTACCTCATCGTCGACGACTACGAGCTGATCACCGGGGCCGGGCACGACCCGTTGGCGGCACTGCTGGAGCTGCTGCCGCATGCCCGCGACATCGGCCTGCACCTGGTGCTCGCCCGGCGGGCCGGGGGCGCGGCCCGGTCGATGTTCACCGCGGTGCCGTCCACCCTGCGTGAACTCGGCAGCGCCGGCCTGCTGATGAGCGCGGGACCCGAGGAGGGCGCGCTGCTGGGTTCGGCTCGGCCCGCTCGGCTGCCTCCCGGGCGGGCGACCCTGGTCGTGCGGGGGCGCGCCGATGAACGGGTCCAGATCGGATGGTCGGCACCTCCGTGA
- the eccD gene encoding type VII secretion integral membrane protein EccD produces the protein MDDPLCRISIQCADAARAIDVALPRHAALGVLLPDIVGLVTGDGDPSPDAATQGWRLDRICGGRCDESLSLQEIGIVDGDVIVLSAVTGPPPGPLPRDVFRTVAAADARPEPPTVPAGAWAGACAVAVAALGYSGAAAPTPVAPALAVAAAAGCVLIARRADTAMRLALQAAAIGFTWVAGFLAVPGPAGMPGVVLGAATGCAASMWLLRAGGADTRFFTATATALALLTAVSAPALLLPAGPGAQGAVLGVLALGMSSAAGRIAIGIAGPRPRLPGRSDDTGPVSDETAVRCRAVFTGLVGGSAVAATLAVGMVAVDSAGSPSWPQGAALAAVISALLLLRVRFYADRTCRAAAGWCALVGATVTVALATVSAPRYGGPAAVPAVALAGWWHAGRAHRAPSWSRTADIAEYLLIAAVVPLACWVAGIYQVVRSLSLG, from the coding sequence GTGGACGATCCGTTGTGCCGGATCTCGATTCAGTGTGCCGATGCGGCACGGGCCATCGACGTCGCGTTGCCCCGGCACGCGGCACTCGGGGTGCTGTTGCCCGACATCGTCGGTCTCGTCACCGGAGACGGTGACCCTTCCCCGGATGCGGCGACCCAGGGTTGGCGGTTGGACCGCATCTGCGGCGGGCGGTGTGACGAGTCGCTGTCACTACAGGAGATCGGGATCGTCGACGGGGACGTCATCGTGCTCTCCGCGGTGACGGGCCCGCCACCCGGGCCGCTGCCGCGCGACGTGTTCCGCACGGTGGCCGCCGCCGATGCCCGCCCCGAGCCACCGACGGTGCCGGCCGGGGCCTGGGCGGGTGCCTGCGCGGTGGCCGTGGCCGCGCTCGGATACTCCGGCGCCGCCGCCCCGACGCCGGTTGCGCCCGCCCTCGCCGTGGCGGCCGCCGCCGGCTGCGTGCTGATCGCACGCCGCGCAGACACCGCGATGCGGCTGGCCCTTCAGGCCGCTGCCATCGGATTCACTTGGGTCGCCGGATTTCTCGCGGTGCCCGGCCCCGCGGGGATGCCCGGCGTCGTGCTCGGAGCGGCGACGGGGTGCGCCGCGTCGATGTGGCTGCTGCGGGCCGGCGGCGCCGATACGCGGTTCTTCACCGCCACCGCGACCGCTCTCGCGCTGCTCACGGCGGTGAGTGCGCCGGCGCTGCTCCTGCCGGCCGGGCCCGGCGCGCAGGGCGCGGTGTTGGGCGTGCTGGCCCTGGGGATGTCGAGCGCTGCGGGGCGTATCGCCATCGGCATTGCCGGGCCGCGGCCGAGGTTGCCGGGGCGCAGCGATGACACCGGACCGGTCTCGGATGAGACGGCCGTTCGCTGCCGAGCGGTGTTCACCGGGCTGGTGGGCGGCAGCGCGGTGGCCGCCACTCTCGCGGTCGGGATGGTCGCGGTGGACAGCGCGGGCTCACCGTCGTGGCCGCAGGGTGCCGCACTGGCCGCAGTGATCTCGGCGTTGCTGTTGCTGCGGGTGCGCTTCTACGCCGACCGCACCTGCCGGGCCGCCGCGGGCTGGTGCGCTCTGGTGGGTGCCACCGTCACGGTCGCGCTGGCAACGGTGTCGGCGCCGCGCTACGGCGGGCCGGCCGCGGTGCCGGCCGTGGCGCTGGCGGGGTGGTGGCACGCCGGCCGGGCCCA
- a CDS encoding type VII secretion-associated protein encodes MTVLVIGPAAVSGGEPVPDEMVCAAIDAIDDRHALVEDRVVDVDALWASVIAAALPHPVARLTLVCPGWWSDDRVTRIRRAVGPDPEIVIRRRHEVDGTGGCRVEIAREFVLCRIAGRPVAAVPRSAPATDVARAVVAGVDGGGPVLIDVPARVAGATELAAMIARGLREHGREVGMTDDAALCAAVPDDGPPGAPARRGAGACALLTCGALLAAGWLVPRAEEAGEPVALITEGRVTVRLPAGWMIDRVTGSAGSPRVQADSPSDQLAAILLTQSPAGPDPGRSAAVLKAALERQPEGVFTDFRTDDHRGGRAVSSYTEIRGDREIAWAVFIDGPVRIAIGCQQPAGGGQPIREHCDEAIRSARGTP; translated from the coding sequence GTGACAGTGCTGGTGATCGGCCCGGCAGCGGTATCGGGTGGCGAACCGGTACCGGATGAAATGGTCTGTGCGGCAATCGATGCGATCGATGACCGGCATGCGCTCGTCGAGGACCGGGTGGTGGATGTCGACGCGCTGTGGGCGTCGGTCATCGCTGCGGCCCTGCCCCACCCGGTGGCCCGGCTCACCCTGGTGTGCCCGGGCTGGTGGAGCGATGACCGGGTGACCCGCATCCGTCGGGCGGTCGGCCCGGACCCGGAGATCGTCATCCGGAGGCGGCACGAGGTCGACGGGACGGGCGGATGCCGGGTGGAGATCGCACGGGAGTTCGTGCTGTGCCGCATCGCCGGCCGGCCGGTCGCCGCGGTACCGAGATCGGCGCCGGCCACCGACGTCGCACGGGCGGTCGTGGCCGGCGTCGACGGCGGCGGCCCGGTACTGATCGATGTGCCCGCACGCGTGGCCGGTGCGACCGAGCTCGCCGCCATGATCGCCCGGGGTCTGCGCGAACACGGCCGGGAGGTCGGGATGACCGACGATGCGGCCCTGTGCGCGGCGGTGCCCGACGACGGTCCCCCCGGCGCCCCGGCGCGGCGGGGCGCCGGGGCCTGCGCACTGCTGACCTGCGGTGCGCTGCTCGCGGCCGGCTGGCTGGTGCCGCGCGCCGAGGAGGCTGGGGAACCGGTGGCGCTGATCACCGAAGGGCGGGTGACGGTCCGGCTCCCCGCCGGCTGGATGATCGACCGCGTCACCGGCAGCGCGGGTTCGCCACGCGTACAGGCGGATTCGCCGAGCGATCAACTCGCCGCGATACTTCTCACCCAGTCACCGGCCGGCCCCGACCCGGGCCGCAGCGCGGCCGTTCTCAAGGCGGCACTGGAGCGCCAGCCCGAGGGTGTCTTCACCGACTTCCGCACCGACGACCACCGCGGCGGCCGTGCCGTCAGCAGTTACACCGAGATCCGCGGCGATCGCGAAATCGCCTGGGCCGTCTTCATCGACGGCCCGGTGCGCATCGCCATCGGATGCCAGCAGCCCGCGGGCGGCGGCCAACCGATCCGTGAGCACTGTGACGAGGCGATCCGGTCGGCCCGCGGCACGCCGTGA